GTTCAGTACAGTCATCGTTCGACATCACCTGATTGCGCAAATATCTCGCCGTTCCATCAAAAGACCTTCCAACATTTGTGCCCTCCATCATCTCGTACGTGCGGGAATCGGATAATCTGGGCAAGCGTATTGGCCGCACAAACGTGGTAAAGGTAACCGGATGTTCCAGACGAACCGTAGCAATACTGTACGATGGATGAAGCTGTGTACCACTTTCATTGAAGTTGATTCGCTGCTCCGGTTCTGGGTTACCTCTGTCGACACCCAGCACTGCATATCCATGCATATTACCAAACGCTATATTAGAGCGCAAAGCATCTGCTCGCGTAAGGATGTAATTCGGTGTGATGAGTGATCCAGAAGAAATGGTAGTACTAGCATGATCATCATTATTAATAAACAATTGAGCATGGTACGGGAATTGTCCCGGGTAAGGCAAGTATCCATCCGTTGAAAGATTGTTTGATTCCTCTACTAGAGGTTGCCACTGCTGGTGAAGGTTTTCGAGCACCGTGATTGGCAATTCTTGTACGTCACTTCCTGCTGCTGATACCACAGCAATACCGAACACAAGAAACACCGTGTAGAACTGCATCTTTTGAAATGTATTACAACTCTACCGATTGACAAACGACTGGTAGTTGATACTCTGTTTCAACCTGCTTATATTCAAGTGGTTC
The DNA window shown above is from Anopheles funestus chromosome 3RL, idAnoFuneDA-416_04, whole genome shotgun sequence and carries:
- the LOC125770075 gene encoding coagulation factor XII-like isoform X2 → MQFYTVFLVFGIAVVSAAGSDVQELPITVLENLHQQWQPLVEESNNLSTDGYLPYPGQFPYHAQLFINNDDHASTTISSGSLITPNYILTRADALRSNIAFGNMHGYAVLGVDRGNPEPEQRINFNESGTQLHPSYSIATVRLEHPVTFTTFVRPIRLPRLSDSRTYEMMEGTNVGRSFDGTARYLRNQVMSNDDCSEQHPYAVAYWFYICTNAYVGGALCTRTHGSGLIVEDEKGPILVGITNVIYSCSLNYPILYIRVSEFRDWISMNSNYVFDA